One stretch of Armigeres subalbatus isolate Guangzhou_Male chromosome 2, GZ_Asu_2, whole genome shotgun sequence DNA includes these proteins:
- the LOC134211862 gene encoding uncharacterized protein LOC134211862 encodes MGLANIFGFVVIGLYFTSIWARPGQLKQQIYEFREFHSSSTQDHATSQSRDARLQAFPVHHTLWSDQHPNEVNAFAEMFRQNYNHMVAQYNEMMRMQQQTMSTMFMPVNYELYHVPVGYTWDSYFGNQQQFVNEETERMSRQLIDDIEQGRRTQQELANPNFFIEQAATELNRVHKSHEFIESTDLQTGKHFDNLQSQMQQQQQEHVHQAELEQQAGHGVVYNANTNQYEYVRLMQPHEEVADPDDTQHSSYIQSLPPVTFDNEKLNAFDQQIENIEIHTPISIETSRPVEQSKLIKTSTTKPLSSFQSNINNDEFYGSTYDQQQKFDLQFIENRSTSSRNNVMSLVRNRTIVKASTTTEIPTTTTTTTTSTTTPPPTTTTGIMSMLPHKKPPMNYEDLYQQVRVELDKHMNQLEDNKTEETHFMGMTSNREHVKLTYETVNSGKGEKEPRGDQGHPADDYIYEEPVESEPGMGYYSFGTEPTLADQTTTAAIEITTTTTSTTPRNTEPVNLNSYYSAPLAPFPTTTTTLRPLNPYYSAPLAPFPEDTVQEVSNTQQLQYAEYSEISDMNQQVQTIEHHYGSHLAEADTVQDLNNNEEFNQNQVHLMHGYIDMQQFEDEQQRYTDVGEVLNVGHVVEHPVAKPQERQLPPEQAYRNPDLQQTSANDILQEHEIPAHVQEIAVTPIPADVQNHKKNWLKRQFDKIKNVLY; translated from the exons ATGGGACTGGCAAATATTTTTGGATTCGTGGTCATAGGGCTGTATTTCACCAGCATTTGGGCACGACCAGGCCAGTTGAAACAGCAAATTTACGAATTTCGAGAATTTCACTCAAGTTCAACGCAGGATCACGCTACAAG TCAGTCTCGCGATGCACGACTTCAAGCGTTTCCTGTCCATCATACTCTCTGGTCCGACCAGCACCCGAACGAAGTGAATGCATTTGCGGAAATGTTTCGCCAAAACTACAATCATATGGTGGCGCAGTACAATGAGATGATGCGAATGCAGCAACAAACCATGTCAACTATGTTTATGCCAG TGAATTATGAACTCTACCATGTACCAGTCGGATACACATGGGATAGTTATTTCGGTAATCAGCAACAATTTGTTAATGAGGAAACAGAACGAATGTCACGCCAACTGATCGATGATATAGAACAAGGACGTCGAACGCAGCAGGAGCTAGCGAACCCTAATTTCTTCATTGAGCAAGCTGCAACTGAGTTAAACAGAGTACACAAATCTCACGAATTTATAGAATCTACCGATTTACAGACTGGTAAACATTTTGACAACTTGCAATCGCAAatgcagcagcaacaacaagaACATGTTCATCAAGCTGAACTTGAACAACAAGCTGGTCATGGTGTGGTATACAATGCCAATACTAATCAATACGAATACGTAAGATTGATGCAACCTCACGAAGAAGTAGCCGATCCGGATGATACCCAACATTCATCGTATATACAAAGTTTGCCCCCAGTAACGTTCGATAATGAAAAATTGAATGCATTTGATCAGCAGATCGAAAATATAGAAATACATACTCCGATTTCGATCGAAACTTCGCGTCCAGTTGAACAAagtaaactaattaaaacatcTACGACAAAGCCATTATCGTCATTTCAGTCAAATATCAACAACGATGAGTTCTACGGCAGTACCTATGATCAGCAGCAGAAGTTCGATTTACAGTTTATCGAAAACAGGTCAACGTCATCCAGAAATAACGTTATGTCACTGGTACGCAATAGAACCATAGTCAAAGCTTCGACAACTACTGAGATTCCAACGACAACGACAACAACTACTACTAGTACCACAACACCaccaccaacaacaacaaccggTATTATGTCTATGTTGCCACACAAAAAACCGCCGATGAACTATGAAGACTTATATCAACAAGTCCGAGTGGAATTAGATAAGCATATGAATCAGCTGGAGGATAACAAAACCGAAGAAACACATTTCATGGGCATGACGAGCAATAGGGAGCATGTAAAACTTACGTATGAAACTGTTAACTCTGGGAAAGGCGAGAAAGAACCTCGTGGAGATCAGGGCCATCCAGCAGACGATTACATTTACGAAGAACCTGTCGAATCGGAGCCGGGAATGGGCTATTATTCATTTGGAACTGAGCCTACGTTAGCTGATCAGACTACAACAGCAGCAATagaaattactactactactacgtcCACTACACCCAGAAATACAGAGCCAGTGAATTTGAATTCGTACTATTCAGCTCCATTGGCTCCATTTCCAACTACAACGACTACATTGAGACCGTTAAACCCATATTATTCCGCGCCATTGGCACCATTTCCCGAAGATACGGTTCAGGAAGTAAGCAATACGCAACAATTACAG TATGCTGAATATTCTGAAATTTCCGACATGAACCAGCAAGTTCAAACTATAGAGCATCATTACGGTAGCCACTTAGCAGAAGCTGATACAGTCcaag ATCTCAACAACAACGaagaattcaatcaaaatcaggTCCATCTTATGCACGGATATATTGACATGCAACAATTTGAAGACGAGCAGCAACGCTATACAGATGTCGGAGAAGTGTTGAATGTGGGACACGTTGTGGAGCATCCTGTGGCAAAGCCACAAGAGCGACAGTTACCACCAGAACAAGCCTATCGCAATCCTGACCTGCAACAAACGTCAGCCAACGATATACTTCAGGAACACGAAATACCAGCACAT GTTCAGGAGATAGCAGTAACTCCGATTCCAGCGGACGTTCAGAATCATAAGAAGAATTGGTTGAAACGCCAATTTGATAAGATAAAAAATGTGCTCTATTAA